A single region of the Sphingobium sp. TKS genome encodes:
- the hisI gene encoding phosphoribosyl-AMP cyclohydrolase, whose product MDEARDRGLTLNPKYDRDGLITAVVTDVDSGEVLMVAHMNAEALKLTMNTGFAHFWSRSRQSLWKKGETSGHMLEVRDLRIDCDQDAVWVKAVPAGPTCHTGARSCFFRHIGPEGLAPVTPDADAAD is encoded by the coding sequence ATGGACGAAGCGCGCGACAGAGGCCTGACCCTCAACCCCAAATATGACCGAGACGGCCTGATCACCGCCGTCGTCACCGATGTGGACAGCGGCGAAGTGCTGATGGTCGCGCATATGAATGCAGAGGCGCTCAAGCTCACCATGAACACCGGCTTCGCTCATTTCTGGTCGCGCAGCCGCCAGTCGCTCTGGAAAAAGGGCGAAACCTCCGGCCACATGCTGGAAGTCCGCGACCTTCGCATCGATTGCGATCAGGACGCCGTCTGGGTGAAGGCCGTCCCCGCCGGTCCCACCTGCCATACGGGCGCTCGCTCCTGCTTTTTCCGCCATATCGGCCCGGAAGGCCTTGCGCCGGTCACGCCGGACGCCGATGCGGCTGATTAG
- a CDS encoding MFS transporter encodes MAQASRAVHPALVILALSMGAFAIGTTEFAAMSLLPFFADDLRISEPMAGHAISAYALGVVVGAPVIAVLGARLPRRTLLIGLMALFAIGNGLSAVSPDYATMLLFRFLSGLPHGAYFGVAALVAASLVPSDRRALAVARVMTGLTVATVIGVPVANWTGQALGWRWGFGIVALLAMITMTLVALYAPRDAGDPEASPMRELGALREPQVLLTLLTGAIGFGGMFAVYTYVASTMISVTHVSEQLVPVVLAIFGIGLTIGNLVAAWAADRAQSRTAVIVLLWSAASLALFPLMAGNIWSLSLVIFLIGCGGGLGSVLQTRLMDVAGDAQTLAAAAHHAAFNLANALGPWLGGMAIAAGYGFTSTGWIGAALALAGLAIFLFALNQRQRSMRLAPIPCE; translated from the coding sequence ATGGCGCAAGCCAGCCGCGCGGTACATCCCGCTCTTGTCATTCTTGCGCTCTCCATGGGCGCTTTCGCCATTGGCACGACCGAATTCGCGGCGATGAGCCTGCTGCCCTTTTTCGCGGACGATCTGCGGATCAGCGAGCCGATGGCGGGCCATGCGATCAGCGCCTATGCGCTGGGCGTGGTGGTCGGAGCGCCGGTGATCGCCGTGCTTGGCGCCCGATTGCCCCGGCGGACGCTGCTGATCGGATTGATGGCCCTGTTCGCGATCGGCAATGGCCTCAGCGCCGTTTCGCCCGATTATGCGACCATGCTTCTGTTCCGCTTTCTGAGCGGCCTGCCCCATGGCGCCTATTTCGGCGTTGCGGCGCTGGTGGCAGCGTCTCTGGTGCCGAGCGACCGGCGAGCGCTGGCGGTGGCGCGGGTGATGACCGGCCTGACCGTCGCGACCGTCATCGGCGTGCCGGTGGCCAATTGGACGGGACAGGCGCTTGGGTGGCGCTGGGGCTTCGGCATCGTCGCGCTGCTGGCGATGATCACCATGACGCTGGTAGCGCTGTACGCGCCACGCGACGCGGGCGATCCGGAAGCCAGCCCGATGCGGGAACTGGGCGCGTTGCGGGAACCACAGGTGCTGCTGACGCTGCTGACCGGAGCGATCGGTTTCGGCGGGATGTTCGCCGTCTATACCTATGTCGCGTCGACCATGATTTCGGTGACCCATGTGTCGGAGCAGCTGGTGCCGGTGGTGCTGGCGATCTTCGGCATCGGTCTGACCATCGGCAATCTGGTCGCGGCCTGGGCGGCGGATCGGGCACAGAGCCGAACGGCGGTCATCGTGCTGTTGTGGAGCGCTGCGTCGCTGGCGCTGTTCCCGCTGATGGCAGGGAATATCTGGAGCCTGTCGCTGGTGATCTTCCTGATCGGCTGTGGCGGGGGTCTGGGCAGCGTGCTCCAGACCCGGTTGATGGACGTGGCGGGCGATGCGCAAACGCTGGCGGCGGCGGCGCATCATGCCGCCTTCAATCTCGCCAATGCGCTGGGGCCGTGGTTGGGCGGCATGGCGATTGCGGCGGGCTATGGCTTTACTTCGACCGGGTGGATCGGCGCGGCGCTGGCGCTGGCAGGTCTCGCAATCTTTCTGTTCGCACTGAACCAGCGTCAGCGCTCGATGCGGCTGGCGCCCATTCCTTGCGAATAA
- a CDS encoding YbaB/EbfC family nucleoid-associated protein has translation MKDLNEILGMASRVQEELQRAQENLDKLEVEGSAGGGLVKVRASAKGRILGVAIDDSLLSPTEKQMLEDLVTAAFNDARKKADEVSNAEMGKMTAGLPLPPGFKLPF, from the coding sequence ATGAAAGATTTGAATGAAATTCTAGGCATGGCGAGCCGCGTGCAGGAGGAACTGCAACGCGCGCAGGAAAATCTCGATAAGTTGGAGGTCGAGGGTTCGGCCGGCGGTGGTCTGGTGAAGGTTCGCGCCTCCGCCAAGGGCCGCATATTGGGCGTCGCCATCGACGACAGCCTGCTTTCCCCTACGGAAAAGCAGATGCTGGAGGATCTCGTCACCGCCGCGTTCAACGATGCGCGCAAGAAGGCCGACGAAGTGTCCAACGCCGAAATGGGCAAGATGACCGCCGGCTTGCCGCTGCCCCCCGGCTTTAAATTGCCTTTCTGA
- a CDS encoding LysR family transcriptional regulator: MMDPDYDLFATIVDEGGMAAAGRRLNISPAMVSKRLVRLEERLGTRLIHRTTRRLALTPAGERLHDDLRAIMAALDEAEQRVSGASAEATGTLRVSAPTSFGRMHVAPYLGRFLETHPKVRMQIDLSDDYADLLATRADLAIRICSDPGPGLAARRLATNRRVLCAAPAYLERFGVPETISDLRKHRLLAADGQLPWRLIGPKGATSVEGDSHVRTNSSEMVRELALSGVGIALRSLWDVSDALARGDIRQIMPDHEGSADVGLYAVHLPQNNPPLAITAFVDFLGQLYAPSPPWERSGIAPAEKQPF; this comes from the coding sequence ATGATGGACCCGGATTATGACCTGTTCGCGACCATCGTGGACGAAGGCGGCATGGCGGCGGCGGGACGGCGGCTGAATATCTCGCCCGCCATGGTGTCGAAGCGACTGGTTCGGCTGGAGGAGCGGCTGGGCACCCGGCTGATCCACCGGACGACGCGTCGGCTCGCGTTGACCCCGGCGGGCGAGCGGCTGCATGACGATCTGCGCGCGATCATGGCGGCGCTGGATGAGGCGGAGCAGCGCGTGTCCGGTGCTTCGGCGGAGGCGACGGGGACTTTGCGGGTATCGGCGCCGACATCCTTCGGGCGGATGCATGTCGCGCCCTATCTGGGCCGATTTCTGGAAACGCATCCCAAGGTGCGGATGCAGATCGACCTGTCGGACGACTATGCCGACCTGCTGGCGACGCGGGCGGACCTAGCCATTCGCATCTGTTCCGATCCGGGGCCGGGGCTGGCCGCGCGCAGGTTGGCGACCAACCGGCGGGTCTTGTGCGCCGCGCCCGCTTATCTGGAGCGGTTCGGGGTGCCGGAGACGATCTCCGATCTCCGGAAACATCGCTTGCTCGCGGCGGATGGGCAATTGCCTTGGCGGCTGATCGGGCCCAAGGGCGCGACTTCCGTCGAAGGCGACAGCCATGTCCGCACGAATAGCAGCGAAATGGTGCGCGAACTGGCGCTTTCGGGCGTGGGCATCGCGCTGCGCTCGCTCTGGGACGTGAGCGACGCGCTAGCACGCGGCGACATTCGGCAGATCATGCCGGACCATGAGGGATCGGCGGATGTCGGCCTCTATGCCGTTCATCTGCCGCAGAATAATCCGCCACTCGCCATCACCGCCTTTGTCGATTTTCTTGGTCAACTCTATGCCCCCAGCCCGCCTTGGGAGCGGTCGGGCATTGCCCCAGCGGAAAAGCAGCCTTTTTGA
- a CDS encoding DNA polymerase III subunit gamma/tau, whose product MSDSPQPYRVLARKYRPRNFRELIGQDAMVQTLGNAIRRGRLAHAFLMTGVRGVGKTSTARLIAKALNCIGPDGRGGPTIDPCGVCEPCRAIAEGRHIDVVEMDAASHTGVDDVREIIEAVRYAAVSARYKIYIIDEVHMLSKNAFNALLKTLEEPPAHVKFLFATTEVNKVPVTVLSRCQRFDLRRIPAELLAAHFAHVVESESVAAEPDALSLIAQAAEGSARDGLSILDQAIAHAEMGEGAPLVTATQVRDMLGLSDRGSTRRLLGLLLEGDTGALLGAVRDQYALGVEPLSLMRGLLELVHAVTLVKAGRDIANPGQSAEEREALADWASQLGFAPLHRLWQLLLKGHDEVANAALPIESCEMALLRVMHAATMPDPGEIARLLREGAPTAAAPGQASAAPSSGAPAANFPASFEDLIEAFWQKGKGQLAQEMHDCIGVTRYAPPELDFTGAPSLLPGFVSRITPALREVTGVAWRVTQSDGSAVPTLLEQEMRKAADARAEIMETPVVKAALAAFPDAELSDELEQWSAER is encoded by the coding sequence ATGTCCGATTCCCCTCAGCCCTATCGCGTGCTTGCGCGCAAATATCGCCCGCGCAATTTCCGGGAACTGATCGGGCAGGACGCCATGGTCCAGACGCTGGGCAACGCGATCCGGCGGGGTCGGCTGGCCCATGCCTTTCTGATGACCGGCGTGCGCGGGGTGGGTAAGACCTCCACTGCCCGCCTGATCGCCAAGGCGCTCAACTGCATCGGCCCGGACGGGCGGGGCGGCCCGACCATCGACCCCTGCGGCGTCTGTGAGCCCTGCCGGGCGATTGCCGAAGGCCGTCATATCGACGTGGTCGAAATGGACGCCGCCAGCCATACCGGCGTCGACGATGTGCGCGAGATCATCGAGGCGGTGCGCTACGCCGCCGTCTCCGCCCGCTACAAAATCTACATCATCGACGAAGTTCACATGCTCTCGAAGAACGCGTTCAACGCGCTCCTGAAGACGCTGGAGGAACCCCCGGCGCATGTGAAATTCCTCTTCGCGACGACCGAAGTGAACAAGGTGCCGGTGACGGTCTTGTCCCGCTGTCAGCGCTTCGACCTGCGCCGCATCCCTGCGGAACTGCTCGCGGCCCACTTCGCCCATGTGGTCGAATCCGAGTCGGTCGCAGCCGAACCCGACGCGCTGTCGCTCATCGCCCAGGCGGCCGAAGGGTCTGCCCGCGACGGCCTTTCCATCCTGGACCAAGCCATTGCCCATGCCGAAATGGGCGAAGGGGCACCACTCGTTACCGCCACCCAGGTCCGCGACATGCTGGGCCTGTCGGATCGCGGTTCCACCCGCCGCTTGCTTGGGCTTTTGCTCGAAGGCGACACCGGCGCGCTGCTTGGTGCCGTGCGCGACCAATATGCGCTGGGCGTCGAGCCGTTGTCGCTGATGCGCGGCTTGCTCGAACTGGTCCACGCCGTAACGCTGGTGAAGGCCGGGCGCGACATCGCCAATCCCGGCCAGTCCGCCGAAGAACGCGAAGCGCTGGCCGACTGGGCCTCGCAATTGGGCTTCGCGCCGCTCCACCGCCTCTGGCAGCTTCTGCTCAAGGGCCATGACGAGGTCGCCAACGCCGCTCTGCCCATCGAGTCGTGCGAAATGGCGCTGCTGCGCGTAATGCACGCCGCGACCATGCCCGATCCGGGCGAGATCGCCCGCCTGCTTCGCGAAGGCGCGCCCACCGCTGCTGCCCCCGGCCAAGCATCCGCTGCGCCATCCTCCGGCGCGCCTGCGGCCAACTTTCCCGCCAGCTTTGAAGATCTCATCGAAGCTTTCTGGCAAAAGGGCAAAGGTCAGCTCGCGCAGGAAATGCACGATTGCATCGGCGTGACCCGCTACGCCCCGCCAGAACTGGACTTTACCGGCGCGCCCTCGCTGCTGCCTGGTTTTGTCAGCCGCATCACCCCGGCGTTGCGGGAAGTCACTGGCGTGGCCTGGCGCGTCACGCAAAGCGATGGCTCTGCCGTGCCGACCCTGCTCGAACAGGAAATGCGCAAGGCGGCGGACGCTCGCGCGGAAATCATGGAAACCCCGGTGGTCAAGGCGGCGTTGGCCGCTTTCCCCGATGCCGAGCTTAGCGATGAGCTTGAACAATGGAGCGCAGAGCGATGA
- a CDS encoding NADP-dependent malic enzyme — MDENTRRAALDYHRYPQPGKLRIEPTKRMVNQRDLALAYSPGVAAPCIDIAEDPEKAMDYTARGNLVAVISNGTAVLGLGAIGALASKPVMEGKAVLFKKFADIDVFDIEVDTTDPEKFIEAVALLEPTFGGINLEDIKAPECFAIEAELKKRMNIPVFHDDQHGTAIVVAAAVRNALVLQGKTLADAKLVTSGAGAAALACVDLLVSMGLPIENVTLTDKDGVIHSEREGMLPNMARYARTTNARTLPDVLPGANLFLGLSAPGVLKPEWLPLMAPNPLIFALANPEPEIRPEAAREARPDAIIATGRSDYPNQVNNVLCFPYIFRGALDARATEINEAMKVAAADAIANLARMPAHDSVAQAYGGRKLVFGPDYIIPTPFDPRLIAEIATAVAKAAMDSGVAKKQLDLEVYKRQLAQQNTRSAQLMLPVFEAARGTQRRIAYGEGEDERVLRAIQDALDEGIVRPVIVARRRILDQKLPDLGLRFQLDRDVEVVDPETDHLLMGELVEAYRSVAARRGVSSNEVVRHVYRRPSVTAAMLLRTGRVDAALVGGNSEYWGEVEHVLRIIDRTPGNSRIYALSGLILDAGALFITDTHMVPDPTPEQIAEMALLGATELKHFGLTPRIALLSHSNFGASHSPSARKMREALKLVRKAAPELMVDGEMHADAALSQGLRERLIPDSRFEGPANLLVMPNLDAANITLTALSASSSSPTVGPMLVGLAQPVHVLTPGVTARGILNLTAIAAAEVEREG; from the coding sequence ATGGACGAAAACACCCGGCGCGCCGCCCTAGACTATCACCGCTATCCGCAACCCGGAAAGCTGAGGATCGAACCGACCAAGCGCATGGTCAACCAGCGCGACCTGGCGCTGGCCTATTCGCCCGGCGTCGCCGCGCCCTGCATCGACATTGCCGAAGATCCCGAAAAGGCGATGGACTATACCGCCCGCGGCAATCTGGTCGCGGTGATCTCCAACGGCACGGCGGTGCTGGGGCTGGGAGCCATCGGCGCGCTGGCTTCCAAGCCGGTGATGGAGGGCAAGGCCGTCCTCTTCAAGAAATTCGCGGATATCGACGTGTTCGACATCGAGGTCGACACCACCGATCCCGAGAAATTCATCGAAGCCGTCGCCCTGCTGGAGCCGACCTTCGGCGGCATCAACCTTGAGGACATCAAGGCGCCGGAATGCTTCGCCATCGAGGCGGAGCTGAAGAAGCGGATGAACATCCCGGTCTTCCACGACGACCAGCATGGCACGGCCATCGTCGTCGCGGCGGCGGTGCGCAACGCGCTGGTGCTGCAGGGCAAGACGCTGGCCGATGCGAAGCTGGTGACGTCCGGTGCGGGCGCGGCGGCGCTGGCCTGCGTCGACCTGCTGGTATCCATGGGCCTGCCGATCGAAAATGTGACGCTGACCGACAAGGATGGCGTCATTCATTCGGAACGCGAGGGCATGTTGCCGAACATGGCCCGCTATGCCCGCACCACCAATGCACGGACTTTGCCGGACGTGCTGCCGGGCGCGAACCTGTTCCTGGGCCTGTCGGCGCCGGGCGTGCTGAAGCCCGAATGGCTGCCACTGATGGCGCCCAATCCGCTGATCTTCGCGCTCGCCAATCCGGAGCCGGAAATCCGCCCGGAAGCGGCGCGAGAAGCCCGTCCCGACGCCATCATTGCGACCGGCCGCTCGGACTATCCCAATCAGGTCAACAACGTCCTGTGCTTCCCCTATATCTTCCGGGGCGCACTCGATGCGCGGGCGACCGAAATCAACGAGGCGATGAAGGTCGCTGCCGCCGACGCCATAGCCAATCTCGCCCGGATGCCCGCCCATGACAGCGTCGCCCAGGCCTATGGCGGGCGCAAGCTGGTCTTCGGGCCGGACTATATCATCCCCACCCCCTTCGACCCCCGCCTGATCGCGGAGATCGCCACCGCCGTCGCCAAGGCTGCGATGGACAGCGGCGTCGCCAAGAAGCAGCTCGATCTTGAGGTCTACAAGCGCCAACTTGCCCAGCAGAATACTCGCTCGGCGCAACTCATGCTGCCGGTGTTCGAGGCGGCGCGCGGCACCCAGCGGCGCATCGCCTATGGCGAGGGTGAGGATGAGCGCGTGCTGCGCGCCATTCAGGATGCGCTGGACGAAGGCATCGTCCGCCCGGTCATCGTGGCGCGGCGGCGGATATTGGACCAGAAGCTGCCGGATCTGGGTCTGCGTTTCCAACTGGACCGCGATGTCGAGGTGGTCGATCCCGAAACCGACCATCTGTTGATGGGCGAACTGGTCGAGGCCTATCGGAGCGTTGCCGCGCGGCGGGGCGTATCGTCCAACGAGGTCGTGCGTCATGTCTACCGCCGTCCGAGCGTCACCGCCGCCATGCTGCTGCGCACCGGCCGCGTCGATGCCGCACTGGTCGGCGGCAACAGCGAATATTGGGGCGAGGTCGAGCATGTGCTGCGCATCATCGACCGCACGCCGGGCAACAGCCGTATCTATGCGCTGTCGGGACTCATTCTGGACGCCGGTGCGCTGTTCATCACCGACACCCATATGGTGCCCGATCCAACACCGGAGCAGATCGCGGAAATGGCGCTGCTGGGGGCGACGGAGCTCAAGCATTTCGGCCTGACGCCGCGCATAGCGCTGCTCTCGCACTCCAATTTCGGGGCGTCCCACTCGCCCAGCGCGCGCAAGATGCGCGAGGCGCTCAAGCTGGTGAGGAAGGCCGCGCCCGAATTGATGGTCGATGGCGAAATGCATGCCGATGCCGCGCTGAGCCAGGGGCTGCGCGAGCGGCTGATCCCGGATTCGCGGTTCGAAGGTCCGGCCAATCTGCTGGTCATGCCCAATCTGGACGCGGCGAACATCACGCTGACGGCGCTGTCGGCTTCGTCCAGTTCGCCTACGGTCGGGCCGATGCTGGTGGGGCTGGCGCAGCCGGTCCATGTGCTGACGCCCGGCGTGACGGCGCGGGGCATATTGAACCTGACCGCCATCGCCGCAGCGGAAGTGGAGCGCGAGGGCTGA
- the lon gene encoding endopeptidase La: MTTQYPLLPLRDIVVFPQMIVPLFVGRDKSVSALESAMEGNKEIFLVSQLDPAEDDPGQDSLYDTGVIAVVLQLLKLPDGTVRVLVEGKQRARLGGIANADGHMVADVTEVEELAAEGPEAAALMRSVAEQFENYAKLNKKLPAETPVQLREIEDAGRLADAIAANINVKVADKQSLLVEADPVKRLEMVFAFMEGELGVLQVEKKIRGRVKRQMEKTQREYYLNEQLKAIQRELGNGEGEEGDELAELTEKIAKAKLSKEARAKATAELKKLKGMQPMSAEATVVRNYLDVLLGLPWGKKGKVKTDLKKAQAILDEDHFALEKVKDRIIEYLAVQARTNKLKGPILCLVGPPGVGKTSLGRSIAKATGREFVRQSLGGVRDEAEIRGHRRTYIGSLPGKIVTNLKKAGTMNPLFLLDEIDKLGQDFRGDPASALLEVLDPEQNSKFQDHYLEIDVDLSDIMFVTTANSLNLPQPLLDRMEIIRLEGYTEDEKVEIAQRHLLAKQIDAHGLKEGEFEVTEDAVRDLIRYYTREAGVRTLEREIARLARKALRKILEGAYDKVVITPENLADYAGVRKFRHGVGEEEHQIGAVTGLAWTEVGGELLTIEAVTVPGKGAIRTTGKLGEVMTESVQAAFSYVKARSPGYGIKPSIFNRKDIHIHLPEGAVPKDGPSAGIGMVTTIVSTLTGIPVHKDVAMTGEVTLRGRVLPIGGLKEKLLAALRGGIKTVLIPAENEKDLAEIPANIREGLEIVPVSHVDEVLARALMSKPEAIAWTEEDDLAAQPNPAQGRDGEASIRH; this comes from the coding sequence ATGACTACGCAATATCCCCTTCTTCCGCTGCGCGACATCGTCGTCTTCCCGCAGATGATCGTGCCGCTCTTCGTAGGCCGCGACAAAAGCGTTTCCGCGCTCGAATCAGCGATGGAAGGCAACAAGGAAATCTTTCTCGTTTCCCAGCTCGATCCCGCAGAGGATGATCCGGGTCAGGATTCGCTCTACGATACCGGCGTCATTGCCGTGGTCCTGCAATTGCTGAAGCTGCCCGACGGCACGGTCCGCGTGCTGGTGGAGGGCAAGCAGCGCGCCCGGCTTGGCGGCATCGCCAATGCCGATGGCCATATGGTTGCCGATGTGACCGAGGTCGAGGAACTGGCCGCCGAAGGCCCCGAAGCCGCCGCGCTGATGCGCTCTGTGGCCGAACAGTTCGAAAATTACGCCAAGCTCAACAAGAAGCTGCCTGCCGAAACGCCGGTGCAGTTGCGCGAGATCGAGGATGCTGGGCGTCTGGCCGATGCCATCGCCGCCAATATCAACGTCAAGGTTGCCGACAAGCAGTCGCTGCTGGTCGAGGCCGATCCGGTCAAGCGCCTGGAGATGGTCTTTGCCTTCATGGAAGGCGAGCTGGGCGTGCTCCAGGTCGAGAAGAAGATCCGTGGCCGCGTGAAGCGGCAGATGGAAAAGACCCAGCGCGAATATTATCTGAACGAGCAGTTGAAGGCGATCCAGCGCGAGCTGGGCAATGGCGAAGGCGAGGAAGGCGACGAGCTTGCCGAACTCACGGAGAAGATCGCCAAGGCCAAGCTCAGCAAGGAAGCCCGCGCCAAGGCGACGGCGGAGCTCAAGAAGCTCAAGGGCATGCAGCCCATGTCGGCCGAAGCGACAGTGGTACGCAACTATCTCGACGTGCTGCTCGGCCTGCCCTGGGGCAAGAAGGGCAAGGTCAAGACCGATCTCAAGAAAGCGCAGGCGATCCTGGATGAGGATCATTTCGCGCTGGAGAAGGTCAAGGACCGGATCATCGAATATCTCGCCGTCCAGGCGCGCACCAACAAGCTGAAGGGGCCGATCCTGTGCCTTGTCGGCCCTCCGGGCGTCGGCAAGACCTCGCTTGGCCGTTCGATCGCCAAGGCGACGGGCCGCGAATTCGTGCGCCAGTCGCTGGGGGGCGTGCGCGACGAAGCGGAAATCCGCGGCCATCGCCGCACCTATATCGGTTCGCTGCCGGGCAAGATCGTGACCAATCTCAAGAAGGCGGGGACGATGAACCCGCTCTTCCTGCTGGATGAGATCGATAAGCTCGGTCAGGACTTCCGCGGCGATCCGGCCTCGGCGCTGCTGGAGGTGTTGGACCCTGAACAGAACAGCAAGTTCCAGGACCATTATCTGGAGATCGACGTCGATCTGTCCGACATCATGTTCGTGACGACGGCCAATTCGCTGAATCTGCCGCAGCCGCTGCTCGACCGCATGGAGATCATCCGGCTCGAAGGCTATACCGAGGATGAGAAGGTCGAGATCGCCCAGCGGCACCTGCTCGCCAAGCAGATCGATGCCCATGGCCTCAAGGAAGGCGAGTTCGAGGTCACCGAGGACGCGGTTCGTGACCTGATCCGCTATTACACACGCGAGGCTGGCGTCCGCACGCTGGAGCGCGAAATAGCGCGTCTCGCCCGCAAGGCGCTGCGCAAGATCCTCGAAGGCGCTTATGACAAGGTCGTCATCACGCCGGAAAATCTGGCCGATTATGCCGGTGTGCGGAAGTTCCGCCATGGCGTGGGCGAGGAAGAGCATCAGATCGGGGCGGTGACGGGCCTGGCCTGGACCGAGGTGGGCGGCGAATTGCTGACCATCGAGGCAGTGACCGTTCCCGGCAAGGGCGCGATCAGGACCACCGGCAAGTTGGGCGAGGTCATGACCGAATCGGTGCAGGCGGCCTTCTCCTATGTGAAGGCGCGCTCGCCCGGCTACGGGATCAAGCCCAGCATCTTCAACCGCAAGGATATCCACATCCACCTTCCCGAAGGCGCGGTGCCCAAGGATGGTCCATCGGCGGGCATCGGCATGGTAACGACCATCGTGTCGACGCTGACGGGCATTCCGGTCCACAAGGATGTGGCGATGACCGGCGAAGTCACGCTGCGCGGGCGGGTGCTGCCGATCGGCGGCCTTAAGGAAAAACTGCTCGCGGCCCTGCGGGGCGGTATCAAGACGGTACTGATCCCTGCCGAGAATGAAAAGGACCTGGCGGAGATCCCGGCCAATATCAGGGAGGGGTTGGAGATTGTTCCCGTGTCCCATGTGGACGAGGTGCTGGCCCGCGCGCTGATGTCGAAGCCGGAAGCAATCGCCTGGACCGAGGAAGACGATCTGGCCGCCCAGCCGAATCCGGCGCAGGGACGGGACGGGGAAGCGTCGATCCGGCACTGA
- a CDS encoding L,D-transpeptidase family protein, translated as MAGRISTGVKLAIGGGVAAVALLLGLSMGRGRDLAPHRPAPVQATKAATPAKPIERTRAQPVTVDPHALLVKRVLPIDGPFRHGDYVWDEGGAPATGPVIITVDLKAQTLSVFRAGYEIGSAVIIYGADDKPSPIGAFPITEKDADHYSRTYNNAPMPYTLRLTSDGVAIHGSDVQWGNATHGCIGVPKAFAKKLFGVANLGDLVVITDGKMLDTSHAKTAA; from the coding sequence ATGGCGGGACGGATTTCGACAGGGGTGAAGCTGGCGATAGGCGGCGGCGTCGCGGCTGTGGCGCTGTTGCTGGGTCTGTCGATGGGACGCGGACGCGACCTTGCGCCGCACCGGCCTGCTCCTGTTCAGGCGACCAAAGCGGCCACGCCAGCCAAGCCCATCGAACGGACCCGCGCCCAGCCCGTAACGGTCGATCCACATGCACTGCTGGTGAAGCGCGTTCTGCCGATCGACGGCCCCTTTCGCCATGGCGACTATGTCTGGGACGAAGGCGGCGCTCCCGCAACGGGACCGGTCATCATCACCGTCGACCTCAAGGCGCAAACGCTATCCGTCTTCCGGGCGGGCTATGAGATCGGATCGGCGGTCATCATCTATGGCGCGGACGACAAGCCCAGTCCGATCGGAGCCTTTCCGATCACGGAGAAGGATGCGGATCATTATTCGCGCACCTACAACAACGCGCCCATGCCTTACACGCTGCGACTGACCAGCGACGGCGTGGCGATCCACGGCAGCGACGTGCAGTGGGGCAATGCCACCCATGGCTGCATCGGCGTGCCCAAGGCTTTCGCGAAAAAGTTGTTCGGCGTGGCGAATCTGGGCGATCTGGTGGTGATCACCGATGGCAAGATGCTCGACACCAGCCATGCCAAAACCGCTGCCTGA
- a CDS encoding HU family DNA-binding protein yields the protein MNKQDLISAVAESSGLSKSDASKAVEGVFDAITGALKKGDEVRLVGFGTFSVSQRKASTGRNPRTGETMTIKASAQPKFKAGKGLKDSVN from the coding sequence ATGAACAAGCAGGATCTTATCAGCGCAGTGGCTGAAAGCAGCGGCCTTTCCAAGAGCGACGCCAGCAAGGCCGTCGAGGGCGTTTTCGATGCGATCACTGGTGCGCTCAAGAAGGGCGACGAAGTTCGCCTGGTCGGTTTCGGCACTTTTTCCGTTTCGCAGCGCAAGGCTTCGACCGGTCGCAACCCGCGCACCGGCGAAACGATGACGATCAAGGCTTCGGCTCAGCCGAAGTTCAAGGCCGGCAAGGGTCTGAAGGATTCGGTCAACTAA